One genomic window of Geodermatophilus sp. DSM 44513 includes the following:
- a CDS encoding CpaF family protein: protein MNLASRLAAAQGRPPVPEAPVALPTPRPVPAVRPAPAAVPPTDALARLKDRVAKALFERMGNRLNDPTLSEEALRTVVLGELDEVVEEEKVPLSAEERGRLTAELADDVLGYGPLQRLLDDPSVTEIMCNGPDAVYVEQAGRLVRTAARFTSEEHLRRVIDRIVSRVGRRIDESSPLVDARLADGSRVNAIIPPLAFSGSTLTIRKFAKDPFTVDDLIGFGTLSPEMAELLRACVEARLNVIVSGGTGTGKTTLLNVLSSFIPDGERIVTIEDAVELQLQQDHVVRLESRPPNIEGRGAVTIRDLVRNSLRMRPDRIVVGECRGGESLDMLQAMNTGHDGSLSTVHANTPRDAIARLETLVLMAGMDLPLRAIREQIASAVDVVVQITRLRDGTRRVTHVTEVQGMEGETVTLQDAFLFDYSAGVDAAGRFLGTPVATGVRPRFTDRFAELGITVSPRVFGTPAPRRGWS, encoded by the coding sequence GTGAACCTCGCCTCCCGCCTCGCCGCCGCCCAGGGCCGGCCGCCCGTGCCGGAGGCCCCCGTCGCCCTGCCCACGCCCCGGCCGGTGCCCGCCGTCCGCCCCGCACCGGCAGCCGTCCCGCCCACCGACGCGCTCGCCCGGCTCAAGGACCGCGTCGCCAAGGCGCTGTTCGAGCGCATGGGCAACCGGCTCAACGACCCGACGCTGTCCGAGGAGGCGCTGCGCACCGTCGTCCTCGGTGAGCTCGACGAGGTGGTCGAGGAGGAGAAGGTCCCGCTGTCTGCCGAGGAGCGGGGCCGGCTGACCGCCGAGCTCGCCGACGACGTCCTCGGCTACGGCCCGCTGCAGCGGCTGCTCGACGACCCCAGCGTCACCGAGATCATGTGCAACGGCCCGGACGCCGTCTACGTCGAGCAGGCCGGCCGGCTGGTCCGCACCGCCGCCCGGTTCACCTCCGAGGAGCACCTGCGCCGGGTCATCGACCGGATCGTCTCCCGGGTGGGACGGCGGATCGACGAGTCCTCGCCGCTGGTCGACGCGCGGCTGGCCGACGGCTCCCGGGTCAACGCGATCATCCCGCCGCTGGCGTTCAGCGGGTCGACGCTGACCATCCGCAAGTTCGCCAAGGACCCGTTCACCGTCGACGACCTGATCGGCTTCGGCACGCTGAGCCCGGAGATGGCCGAGCTGCTGCGCGCCTGCGTCGAGGCCCGGCTCAACGTCATCGTCTCCGGCGGCACCGGCACGGGGAAGACCACGCTGCTCAACGTGCTGTCCTCGTTCATCCCCGACGGCGAGCGGATCGTCACCATCGAGGACGCCGTGGAGCTGCAGCTGCAACAGGACCACGTCGTCCGGCTGGAGTCCCGCCCGCCCAACATCGAGGGCCGCGGCGCGGTCACCATCCGGGACCTGGTGCGCAACTCGCTGCGGATGCGCCCCGACCGGATCGTGGTCGGGGAGTGCCGCGGCGGGGAGAGCCTGGACATGCTGCAGGCGATGAACACCGGCCACGACGGGTCGCTGTCCACGGTGCACGCCAACACCCCGCGCGACGCGATCGCCCGGCTGGAGACCCTGGTGCTCATGGCCGGCATGGACCTGCCGCTGCGGGCCATCCGCGAGCAGATCGCCTCCGCGGTCGACGTCGTCGTGCAGATCACCCGGCTGCGCGACGGCACCCGCCGGGTCACCCACGTCACCGAGGTGCAGGGCATGGAGGGGGAGACGGTCACCCTGCAGGACGCGTTCCTCTTCGACTACTCCGCCGGGGTGGACGCGGCCGGCCGCTTCCTCGGCACGCCGGTGGCGACCGGGGTGCGGCCGCGGTTCACCGACCGCTTCGCCGAGCTCGGCATCACCGTCTCCCCGCGGGTGTTCGGCACGCCGGCGCCGCGGCGGGGGTGGTCCTGA
- a CDS encoding type II secretion system F family protein gives MLLALGLLAVAGALLLVALVVVPAGPPRVPLSRLDPTVAPPGSPLAGASAAAGAAVERVLARRGLVARGTAALERAGVAMALSDVVLLVGLAAVLLGVLGLLLGGPLLAVPLAVAAPLAARLVVRFRTARRQAAFADALDDSLQLMASSLRAGHSLLRAVDAVAQEAAAPTSEEFTRIVNETRVGRDLGDALEEVAERTGSEDFRWVAQAIGIHREVGGNLAEVLDTVGHTIRERNAIRRQVKALSAEGKLSAVVLMSLPFGIVAFLAVTNPAYLSGFTEGPVGWGMAAMVVVLLTVGGLWLRSTVRIRF, from the coding sequence ATGCTGCTCGCCCTCGGCCTGCTCGCGGTCGCCGGCGCGCTGCTGCTGGTCGCCCTCGTCGTCGTGCCCGCCGGCCCGCCCCGGGTGCCGCTGTCCCGTCTGGACCCGACGGTCGCTCCGCCGGGGTCGCCGCTGGCCGGCGCCTCGGCGGCCGCCGGGGCCGCGGTGGAACGGGTGCTGGCCCGCCGCGGGCTGGTGGCCCGCGGCACGGCCGCGCTGGAGCGGGCCGGGGTGGCCATGGCCCTGTCGGACGTCGTGCTGCTGGTCGGCCTGGCTGCCGTCCTGCTCGGCGTCCTCGGCCTGCTGCTCGGCGGGCCGCTGCTGGCCGTCCCGCTCGCCGTCGCCGCACCGCTGGCCGCCCGGCTGGTCGTCCGGTTCCGCACCGCCCGGCGGCAGGCGGCGTTCGCCGACGCCCTCGACGACTCGCTGCAGCTGATGGCCTCCAGCCTGCGGGCCGGGCACAGCCTGCTGCGCGCGGTCGACGCGGTCGCGCAGGAGGCCGCCGCGCCGACGTCGGAGGAGTTCACCCGCATCGTCAACGAGACGCGGGTGGGCCGCGACCTCGGCGACGCCCTGGAGGAGGTCGCCGAGCGGACCGGCAGCGAGGACTTCCGCTGGGTCGCCCAGGCGATCGGCATCCACCGCGAGGTCGGCGGCAACCTGGCCGAGGTGCTGGACACCGTCGGGCACACGATCCGGGAGCGCAACGCGATCCGCCGGCAGGTCAAGGCGCTGTCGGCGGAGGGCAAGCTGTCCGCGGTCGTGCTGATGAGCCTGCCGTTCGGCATCGTGGCGTTCCTCGCGGTGACCAACCCCGCCTACCTGTCCGGCTTCACCGAGGGCCCGGTCGGCTGGGGTATGGCGGCGATGGTCGTCGTCCTGCTCACCGTCGGCGGGCTGTGGCTGCGCTCGACCGTGCGGATCCGGTTCTGA